Proteins from one Mercurialis annua linkage group LG7, ddMerAnnu1.2, whole genome shotgun sequence genomic window:
- the LOC126656319 gene encoding casein kinase 1-like protein 6, whose product MEKSKIENIVGGKFKLGRKIGSGSFGELYLGVNVQTGEEVAVKLESVKTKHPQLHYESKLYMLLQGGTGIPHLKWFGVEAEYNVMVIDLLGPSLEDLFNYCNRKFTLKTVLMLADQLINRVEYMHSRGFLHRDIKPDNFLMGLGRKANQVYVIDFGLAKKYRDLQTHKHIPYRENKNLTGTARYASVNTHLGVEQSRRDDLESLGYVLMYFLRGSLPWQGLKAGTKKQKYDKISEKKVSTPIEVLCKSYPSEFVSYFHYCRSLRFEDKPDYSYLKRLFRDLFIREGYQFDYVFDWTVLKYPQISSSSRVRHSIGKPGNPGPSVERPTEKVSVGKEIRDRLSGAVEAFSTKKIAGSSTHDSFRNKSSDIQPEPEKGRSSSRYGSNSRKAIISSSRPSSSGEPSEGRSNRLISSSGRLTSSQRTQPGYEPKSSLTTRAVASKGSREDAFRSFELLSIRK is encoded by the exons ATGGAGAAATCCAAGATTGAAAATATTGTTGGTGGGAAGTTTAAGCTTGGGAGAAAGATTGGGAGTGGATCTTTTGGAGAGCTTTATCTTG GTGTAAATGTGCAAACTGGAGAAGAGGTTGCTGTTAAGCTG GAATCTGTGAAGACTAAGCATCCACAGCTTCACTATGAGTCAAAGTTGTATATGCTTCTTCAAGGAGGAA CTGGAATTCCACATCTCAAATGGTTTGGGGTTGAGGCTGAGTACAACGTCATGGTTATTGATCTTCTTGGACCGAGTTTGGAAGATCTATTTAATTATTGCAACAGGAAATTTACATTGAAAACTGTGTTGATGCTTGCAGATCAACTT ATTAACAGAGTTGAGTACATGCACTCTAGAGGCTTCCTCCACCGTGATATTAAGCCTGACAATTTTTTAATGGGCCTAGGGCGCAAGGCAAATCAG GTGTATGTCATTGATTTTGGTCTCGCTAAAAAATATAGGGATCTTCAGACTCACAAACACATCCCATACAG AGAAAACAAGAATCTCACTGGCACGGCTCGCTATGCAAGTGTTAATACTCACCTGGGAGTTG AACAAAGCAGACGGGATGATTTGGAGTCTCTTGGTTATGTTCTTATGTACTTCCTAAGAGGAAG TCTTCCGTGGCAAGGATTGAAGGCTGGTACGAAAAAGCAAAAATATGACAAGATCAGTGAAAAGAAAGTTTCAACTCCCATAGAG GTGCTTTGTAAATCATATCCGTCTGAGTTTGTATCATACTTCCATTATTGTCGATCACTGCGGTTTGAAGACAAGCCTGACTATTCCTATTTGAAGAggctttttcgcgatttatttATTCGAGAAG GCTATCAGTTTGACTATGTTTTTGACTGGACGGTTTTGAAGTACCCTCAGATTAGTTCCAGCTCAAGAGTAAGG CATTCCATTGGGAAACCAGGCAACCCAGGGCCATCCGTTGAAAGACCTACAGAAAAAGTCTCAG TTGGGAAAGAGATTCGAGATAGATTGTCAGGTGCAGTTGAAGCATTCTCCACAAAAAAGATTGCTGGTTCAAGTACTCATGACAGTTTCAGAAACAAATCTTCTGATATT CAACCTGAGCCCGAGAAAGGACGCAGCTCTTCTCGATATGGCAGCAACTCAAGAAAAGCCATCATCTCAAGTAGTAGGCCAAGTTCGTCTGGGGAACCCAGCGAAGGTCGTTCTAACAGACTAATTTCAAGTAGTGGCCGTCTGACTTCTTCCCAAAGAACACAACCGGGTTATGAGCCAAAATCGTCTCTTACTACTCGTGCTGTGGCGTCTAAAGGATCTCGTGAGGATGCATTTCGAAGCTTTGAGCTGCTGTCAATCAGGAAGTGA
- the LOC126657186 gene encoding uncharacterized protein LOC126657186: protein MVTTTIRIWLRSNILEKTLAKSKDDASNGWRDAHHKRNLTEEEFCHGDAMAELLLLRESIKEVLRKHHTTFTVKALEVKGIEQKKRMHLEERQKAIAKEIEKLQAAGFIKEVKYLEWLADVVLVTKANRKFHMRVDFTDLNKAYPQRLFSIPQYRLTSG from the exons ATGGTCACTACAACCATACGAATTTGGTTAAGGAGTAACATATTAGAGAAAACGCTCGCAA AATCAAAGGATGATGCTTCAAATGGATGGAGGGACGCTCACCATAAACGAAATTTAACGGAGGAAGAATTTTGCCACGGAGACGCTATGGCGGAACTATTACTG CTGAGGGAATCCATAAAAGAGGTACTCAGAAAGCACCACACAACCTTCACGGTTAAAGCATTAGAG GTGAAAGGTatcgaacaaaagaaaaggaTGCACTTAGAGGAACGACAGAAAGCAATCGCAAAGGAAATTGAGAAATTACAAGCTGCAGGGTTTATCAAGGAAGTCAAATACTTAGAGTGGTTGGCTGACGTGGTGCTGGTCACAAAAGCCAATAGAAAATTCCACATGCGTGTAGATTTCACAGATCTCAACAAGGCTTACCCCCAAAGACTGTTTTCCATTCCCCAATATCGATTAACTAGTGGATGA